CCGGTAGTGCAGCCCAGGGTTGCGGACAGCGACAAGGCGCCGATGCCAGCGCCAGCCCGGCTCAACGCTGAACCGGTAAGCGAGGCCGCGGCGCCGGTCGCCTCCCTGCTGAAACTGGAGAAGTTATTCTTCGAGTTCGATGCGTACACCCTGACACCGGAAGCGCAGGCGATCCTCACTCGCAACGCCGAGTGGCTTCGGCAGAATCCGGCCGCCAGGCTGAGCATCGAGGGGCACTGCGATGAGCGGGGTTCGGACGAGTACAACCTGGCGCTGGGGCAACGCCGCGCCGAAGCCGTCAAGGATTATCTGGTGAGTCTCGGCGTTGCCGCCGAGCGTCTGAACAGC
The Desulfuromonadales bacterium DNA segment above includes these coding regions:
- the pal gene encoding peptidoglycan-associated lipoprotein Pal, which gives rise to MNKSTMTLLAAAACLLTANACAKKPVAPVTEIAPPAPVVQPRVADSDKAPMPAPARLNAEPVSEAAAPVASLLKLEKLFFEFDAYTLTPEAQAILTRNAEWLRQNPAARLSIEGHCDERGSDEYNLALGQRRAEAVKDYLVSLGVAAERLNSISYGEERPAAAGSDESAWSQNRRAEFL